From Halomicrobium salinisoli, the proteins below share one genomic window:
- a CDS encoding cellulase family glycosylhydrolase, protein MTNEPNRSTDGRTEGQNIDRVASGSSRRDFLKATAAAGALAAGVGSGVVGTSTAGIPTPRLSVDGNLIKDPQGEAVKLRGLNIADPKRLSVTAPARGKTPEQLIRWLTNADEGWYPRVLRVPVQPVDIGEHPPGPVAEDNGDDPAPPVPAFDQDQLESYLETYLDPVVDLCAERGVYCIVDYHRHWDGVQWAESQKGPINEPLQEEVLGFWQTVAPRYADSSHVFFEIYNEPTEPGFYSSRYKNGDPAPWMQDKWDLWRELAQPWVDAIREHSENLIIVGSPGWSQTPEGATIYGEFDGGNLSYAYHTYPGHAANNENTWAEQGGHDYSGVEGAFEEVPLFVTEFGWQDEFSGYDPHRWISGTTDGFGQPFVDWLESEPSLHWTAWCADPVWLPAMFERGFETGGETDAVGNPYEEEIPTHCEDLPCEWELRGNPDMGALVKETLAETRDDGIPSGEGPETPTEDTPTDGTPTDDTPTEDTPADDGPNWPDGTTDPDGDGAYEDLNGNGEVDYSDVVEYFENMDSEGMQNNVEYYDYNGNGEIDYDDLVALFGEVQ, encoded by the coding sequence ATGACCAACGAACCGAACAGATCCACAGACGGACGTACGGAGGGACAGAACATCGACCGAGTCGCGTCTGGCTCGTCCCGGCGGGACTTCCTGAAGGCGACGGCGGCCGCGGGCGCGCTCGCGGCGGGCGTCGGTAGCGGCGTCGTCGGCACGTCGACCGCAGGGATTCCGACTCCCCGGTTGAGCGTCGACGGCAACCTGATCAAGGACCCGCAGGGCGAGGCGGTCAAGCTGCGGGGGCTGAACATCGCCGACCCGAAGCGGCTCTCGGTGACGGCGCCCGCGCGGGGAAAGACGCCAGAGCAGCTCATCCGGTGGCTGACGAACGCCGACGAGGGGTGGTACCCGCGGGTGCTCCGGGTGCCGGTCCAGCCGGTCGACATCGGCGAGCACCCGCCGGGGCCGGTCGCGGAGGACAACGGGGACGACCCTGCACCGCCGGTACCGGCGTTCGACCAGGACCAGCTCGAGTCGTACCTCGAGACGTACCTGGACCCGGTCGTCGACCTCTGCGCGGAGCGAGGCGTCTACTGCATCGTCGACTACCACCGCCACTGGGACGGCGTCCAGTGGGCGGAGAGTCAGAAGGGGCCGATCAACGAGCCGCTGCAGGAGGAGGTACTGGGCTTCTGGCAGACGGTCGCGCCTCGCTACGCCGACAGCAGCCACGTGTTCTTCGAGATCTACAACGAACCGACCGAGCCGGGCTTCTACAGCTCGCGGTACAAGAACGGTGATCCGGCCCCCTGGATGCAGGACAAGTGGGACCTGTGGCGCGAGCTGGCCCAGCCGTGGGTCGACGCCATCCGCGAGCACTCGGAGAACCTGATCATCGTCGGCTCGCCGGGCTGGAGTCAGACGCCCGAGGGGGCGACCATCTACGGCGAGTTCGACGGCGGGAACCTCTCGTACGCATACCACACCTATCCCGGCCACGCGGCCAACAACGAGAACACCTGGGCCGAACAGGGCGGCCACGACTACAGCGGCGTCGAGGGGGCCTTCGAGGAGGTGCCGCTGTTCGTCACGGAGTTCGGCTGGCAGGACGAGTTCTCGGGCTACGACCCCCACCGCTGGATCAGCGGGACCACCGACGGGTTCGGACAGCCCTTCGTCGACTGGCTCGAGTCCGAGCCCTCGCTGCACTGGACGGCGTGGTGCGCCGATCCAGTCTGGCTGCCGGCGATGTTCGAACGCGGGTTCGAGACCGGCGGCGAGACCGACGCCGTCGGGAACCCCTACGAGGAGGAGATTCCCACCCACTGCGAGGACCTGCCCTGCGAGTGGGAACTGCGCGGCAATCCCGACATGGGCGCGCTGGTCAAGGAGACGCTCGCGGAGACGCGCGACGACGGGATTCCCAGCGGCGAGGGCCCCGAGACGCCGACTGAGGACACGCCGACCGACGGGACGCCGACCGACGACACCCCGACGGAGGACACGCCGGCCGACGACGGCCCGAACTGGCCCGACGGCACGACGGACCCGGACGGCGACGGGGCCTACGAGGACCTCAACGGCAACGGCGAGGTCGACTATTCCGACGTCGTCGAGTACTTCGAGAACATGGACAGCGAGGGAATGCAGAACAACGTCGAGTACTACGACTACAACGGCAACGGCGAAATCGACTACGACGACCTCGTCGCGCTGTTCGGCGAGGTACAGTGA
- a CDS encoding glycoside hydrolase family 9 protein, producing the protein MSERNEVGRRSVLKTVGGITAASVLGGTATAPALAAHEDDETPVRVNQVGYPVDEAKRAIVTSATADVSGLDSFEVVDADSGETVTSGSLSEAVTDELTDKSTGHSIKWADFSDLSESGTYRVVVGDHESRPFEVGEPSEVYGDVLADVGRLYTIKRANTHIDDPETGLDIGPGHMQDEEAIVQEPETSDFLNDYEPGDTIDVTGGWYDAGDYGKYVITHTVAASQMLLAYERNPEAFSVGQFNIPDSVDDPNVGEMPDVLAEARYGLQFLEKMQRPDGALFFKVAKSGPDEAFPGMEVAPSEVDADRYVLGLSSAATAMAVGTFALAARVFREYGDDDYADTMLERAENGFEWLQENPDTVWEQSMYQDSASGTYGRQPLGDDADGQEDAAERYWAAAELLRTTGDSTYDDYIQNDLPQYESYDGAVEIPSSTGYRGPVSWNTTISLGHYAYAHTDGADADVAESVVTGVTWNSQRIANGTDAYGTGVYDFYWSWVNAGVSRATQMSWAADLGSDTDYTWAPLHYALGRSATGYSYVTGHGEKSTENPHDRIIQSQNMDDPIPGMLVSGPHANIWNENGELQYDGPLGDHITQETPHQLSYVDDHGSYVVNEWAIDYTAPLFFALAEIPGMTASEDDDDDDDGDDEESQVAIELASSNVSPDGSAMADVVLSDAPAGVSGYEVTVEVADPSVATITGANFDDTPLQTVGEEPSPSDDGASITVQAADLSESVQDGAADVELVEVGLQAQSAGETAVSVSVGNLDDDDGEEVSVATTGDTLVVATESLPTVGDSESAPTDPDGDGQYEDLNGNGEVDYDDVVLYFQHREDPAIADNVDAYDYNGNDDIDFDDVVQLFKERSSAE; encoded by the coding sequence ATGTCAGAGCGAAACGAGGTGGGGAGACGCAGCGTACTCAAGACAGTTGGGGGAATCACTGCCGCTTCGGTCCTGGGGGGGACCGCGACGGCGCCGGCCCTCGCCGCGCACGAGGACGACGAGACGCCGGTGCGCGTCAACCAGGTCGGCTACCCGGTCGACGAGGCCAAGCGCGCCATCGTCACGTCGGCGACTGCCGACGTCAGCGGCCTCGACTCCTTCGAGGTCGTCGACGCCGACAGCGGCGAGACGGTCACCAGCGGCTCGCTGAGCGAGGCCGTGACCGACGAGCTCACGGACAAGTCCACGGGCCACTCGATCAAGTGGGCCGACTTCAGCGACCTCTCCGAGTCCGGCACGTACAGGGTCGTCGTGGGCGACCACGAGTCCCGGCCGTTCGAGGTGGGTGAACCCAGCGAAGTCTACGGCGACGTGCTGGCCGACGTCGGTCGCCTGTACACGATCAAGCGGGCGAACACGCACATCGACGACCCGGAGACCGGACTCGACATCGGCCCGGGCCACATGCAGGACGAGGAGGCCATCGTCCAGGAGCCGGAGACCTCCGACTTCCTGAACGACTACGAGCCCGGCGACACCATCGACGTGACCGGCGGCTGGTACGACGCCGGCGACTACGGCAAGTACGTCATCACGCACACCGTGGCAGCGTCGCAGATGCTGCTGGCCTACGAACGCAACCCCGAGGCGTTCTCGGTGGGGCAGTTCAACATCCCGGACAGCGTCGACGACCCCAACGTCGGGGAGATGCCCGACGTGCTAGCGGAGGCCCGCTACGGGCTGCAGTTCCTCGAGAAGATGCAGCGGCCCGACGGCGCGCTGTTCTTCAAGGTCGCCAAGTCCGGGCCCGACGAGGCCTTCCCGGGCATGGAGGTCGCGCCCTCGGAGGTCGACGCCGACCGGTACGTTCTGGGCCTGTCCTCGGCCGCGACGGCCATGGCCGTCGGCACGTTCGCGCTGGCCGCCCGCGTCTTCCGGGAGTACGGCGACGACGACTACGCCGACACCATGCTCGAGCGGGCCGAGAACGGCTTCGAGTGGCTCCAGGAGAACCCCGACACCGTCTGGGAGCAGTCGATGTACCAGGACTCCGCGTCCGGTACGTACGGCCGTCAGCCGCTGGGCGACGACGCCGACGGCCAGGAGGACGCCGCCGAGCGCTACTGGGCAGCCGCGGAGCTGCTTCGCACGACCGGCGACAGCACCTACGACGACTACATCCAGAACGACCTCCCGCAGTACGAGTCCTACGACGGTGCTGTCGAGATCCCGTCCTCGACGGGGTATCGGGGACCCGTCAGTTGGAACACCACGATCTCGCTGGGTCACTACGCCTACGCTCACACCGACGGCGCCGACGCCGACGTCGCGGAGTCGGTAGTCACGGGCGTGACCTGGAACAGCCAGCGGATCGCCAACGGGACGGACGCCTACGGCACCGGCGTCTACGACTTCTACTGGAGCTGGGTCAACGCCGGCGTCTCGCGGGCGACTCAGATGTCCTGGGCGGCGGACCTTGGTTCCGACACGGACTACACCTGGGCGCCGCTGCACTACGCGCTGGGCCGGTCCGCGACGGGCTACTCCTACGTCACGGGTCACGGCGAGAAGTCCACGGAGAACCCCCACGACCGGATCATCCAGAGCCAGAACATGGACGATCCGATCCCGGGGATGCTCGTGAGCGGCCCGCACGCGAACATCTGGAACGAGAACGGGGAGCTGCAGTACGACGGTCCCCTGGGCGACCACATCACCCAGGAGACGCCGCACCAGCTGTCCTACGTCGACGATCACGGCTCGTACGTGGTCAACGAGTGGGCCATCGACTACACGGCGCCGCTGTTCTTCGCGCTGGCCGAGATCCCCGGCATGACGGCGTCCGAAGACGACGATGACGACGATGACGGCGACGACGAGGAGAGCCAGGTCGCGATCGAACTGGCGTCCTCGAACGTCTCGCCCGACGGCAGCGCGATGGCGGACGTCGTCCTCTCGGACGCTCCCGCGGGCGTCTCCGGCTACGAGGTGACCGTCGAGGTCGCCGATCCCTCGGTGGCGACGATCACCGGTGCCAACTTCGACGACACGCCGCTGCAGACGGTCGGCGAGGAGCCCTCGCCCAGCGACGACGGCGCCTCGATCACGGTCCAGGCCGCCGACCTGAGCGAGAGCGTCCAGGACGGCGCCGCGGACGTCGAGCTCGTCGAGGTCGGGCTGCAGGCCCAGTCCGCCGGCGAGACGGCCGTCTCCGTCAGCGTCGGGAACCTCGACGACGACGACGGCGAGGAGGTCTCCGTCGCGACGACCGGCGATACGCTGGTCGTCGCGACCGAATCGCTGCCGACCGTCGGCGACTCCGAGTCGGCGCCGACCGACCCGGACGGCGACGGCCAGTACGAGGACCTCAACGGCAACGGCGAGGTCGACTACGACGACGTGGTGCTGTACTTCCAGCACCGGGAGGATCCCGCGATCGCCGACAACGTCGACGCCTACGACTACAACGGCAACGACGACATCGACTTCGACGACGTCGTCCAGCTGTTCAAGGAGCGCAGCTCGGCTGAGTGA
- a CDS encoding fibronectin type III domain-containing protein, translating to MKRSDSASNRGEERTNDAEPTDGTVAGAAAAGLSRRRFLRASAAATAAGVGLGASGSAAAERVEENCETDATNPTDIGLDEDWLLINNVWGMESAQQCIWLEDDGTFGYDIDSSGLSTDSPNYPQTLLGTKPWGTDTGAADFPVRRDEVDELILEIDADVGLSGGEWNLAEEWWLLEQPVSQETQTHRYEIMLVLDWSSQHQHGNMIDRGAWTDQFGNTIDHWTTYTGGGGTNADFYIFRVQGGMQSGKVDMKEIIDYLSENHGVRSDLLVSGIEVGDEYWGDVTGTTTYNEISVTVNGNTYTTGSGTGDDNGNTGGSDTTAPSSPENFRTVATGDTSITVSWESVSDSGGSGLDHYVVSGGGREVTVPAGTTEATIENLQPATTYDLSVVAVDGAGNESSPATHSTATESSDDNGGGESSTVSVDLASADIGTGAETTAAVVLDEAPGGVSGFDVTVSVADPSVASISSASVGGGLNSIGDEPSPSGGGSTASISGADLSESVSEGATDVELATVTLVGQSDGETDVSVDVSNLDANDGDELSVSTGSATLTVGTTGPSWPEDATDPDGDGTYEDLNGNGEADYSDVVEYFNNMDEPEMTNNVEYYDYNGNSEIDFADVVDLFGEVQ from the coding sequence ATGAAGAGATCTGACAGTGCTTCTAATCGGGGGGAAGAGCGGACGAACGACGCGGAACCGACCGACGGGACCGTCGCCGGTGCAGCAGCGGCGGGGCTTTCCCGGCGCCGGTTCCTGCGCGCCAGTGCGGCGGCGACCGCGGCCGGCGTTGGACTCGGCGCGAGCGGTTCGGCGGCGGCCGAGCGGGTCGAGGAGAACTGCGAGACGGACGCGACCAACCCGACGGACATCGGGCTCGACGAGGACTGGCTCCTCATCAACAACGTGTGGGGGATGGAGTCCGCCCAGCAGTGCATCTGGCTGGAGGACGACGGTACCTTCGGCTACGACATCGACTCGTCGGGGCTGAGTACCGACTCGCCGAACTATCCCCAGACGCTGCTGGGAACCAAGCCCTGGGGGACCGACACCGGTGCAGCGGACTTCCCCGTCCGCCGAGACGAGGTCGACGAACTGATCCTCGAGATCGACGCTGACGTCGGTCTCTCCGGTGGCGAGTGGAACCTGGCCGAGGAGTGGTGGCTGCTGGAGCAGCCCGTCAGTCAGGAGACCCAGACCCACCGATACGAGATCATGCTCGTGCTCGACTGGAGCAGCCAGCACCAGCACGGCAACATGATCGATCGGGGCGCCTGGACCGACCAGTTCGGCAATACGATCGACCACTGGACGACCTACACGGGCGGCGGCGGCACCAACGCCGACTTCTACATCTTCCGCGTCCAGGGCGGGATGCAGTCCGGGAAGGTCGACATGAAGGAGATCATCGACTACCTGTCCGAGAACCACGGCGTCCGCAGCGACCTGCTCGTCAGCGGCATCGAAGTCGGCGACGAGTACTGGGGCGACGTGACGGGCACGACGACCTACAACGAGATTTCCGTCACCGTCAACGGCAACACGTACACCACCGGTAGCGGTACCGGCGACGACAACGGCAACACCGGCGGTAGCGACACCACGGCGCCGTCGTCGCCCGAGAACTTCCGGACGGTGGCCACGGGCGACACGTCGATCACCGTCTCGTGGGAGTCCGTCAGCGACTCCGGCGGCTCCGGACTCGATCACTACGTCGTCTCCGGGGGCGGTCGAGAGGTGACCGTCCCGGCCGGAACGACCGAGGCCACGATCGAGAACCTCCAGCCCGCGACGACCTACGATCTGTCCGTTGTGGCCGTCGACGGCGCGGGCAACGAGTCCAGTCCCGCCACGCACAGCACGGCGACGGAGAGTTCGGACGACAACGGCGGCGGGGAGAGCAGCACCGTGTCCGTCGACCTCGCGTCCGCCGACATCGGCACCGGCGCCGAGACGACGGCCGCCGTCGTCCTGGACGAGGCGCCGGGCGGCGTCTCCGGGTTCGACGTCACCGTCAGCGTCGCGGATCCGTCTGTCGCGTCCATCAGCAGCGCGTCGGTCGGTGGCGGCCTGAATTCGATCGGCGACGAGCCGTCGCCCAGCGGCGGCGGATCGACGGCGTCGATCAGCGGGGCCGATCTGAGCGAGAGCGTCTCCGAGGGCGCGACCGACGTCGAACTGGCGACGGTGACGCTGGTCGGCCAGTCCGACGGCGAGACCGATGTCAGCGTCGACGTCTCGAACCTCGACGCCAACGACGGCGACGAGCTCTCCGTCTCTACGGGGAGCGCGACGCTGACGGTCGGCACGACCGGACCGAGCTGGCCGGAGGACGCGACCGACCCGGACGGCGACGGCACGTACGAGGACCTCAACGGCAACGGCGAGGCCGACTACTCCGACGTCGTCGAGTACTTCAACAACATGGACGAGCCGGAGATGACGAACAACGTCGAGTACTACGACTACAACGGTAACAGCGAGATCGACTTCGCGGACGTGGTCGACCTGTTCGGAGAGGTTCAGTGA
- a CDS encoding cellulase family glycosylhydrolase, with translation MSGERSGADSSLTTATRRSFLRAVGAGATAAVGGSAVAGSAAAQGIPTPWLHRDGKWIRDPSDNEVVLRGLNVPDAKRMNAKEFRPDADETIERATSAEEGWYTRIVRLPVQPLDIGGHDAGGMPPVPAFDQSQLESYVENHLRPAVDLCAEQGVYCIVDYHRHRGQSDEYLYTSDAIDEELTTFWETVAPEFAEDPHVLYEVYNEPIAPFQGHYEPNVSVDPTDDEAIETWRTWKEAAQPWVDTIREHAPRNLILIGSPRWSQWTYQAPNDEFEGDNLAYVGHVYAHENLRPLSEYFGTPAEEVPVFLTEFGWGPHGADYLKGTAEEEGQDFLDFFEAYENVHWQVWCFDSKWSPAMLDHDWSLNAYGQFWKDYLAEKRDAHVPGGESEETPTDTPETPPDTPEGAAVEPIDGTMPTDPNGDGLYEDLNGNGEADYSDVVRYFNNMDEPAMTNHTAAYDYNGNGEIDFADLVDLFGAVE, from the coding sequence GTGAGCGGCGAGCGGTCCGGAGCCGATTCGTCGCTGACGACGGCTACCCGACGGTCGTTCCTGCGAGCCGTAGGTGCCGGCGCGACAGCCGCTGTCGGTGGGAGCGCTGTCGCCGGGTCCGCGGCCGCACAGGGAATCCCGACGCCGTGGCTCCACCGCGACGGCAAGTGGATCAGGGATCCCAGCGACAACGAGGTGGTGCTCCGCGGACTGAACGTTCCCGACGCGAAGCGGATGAACGCCAAGGAGTTCCGCCCGGACGCCGACGAGACCATCGAGCGTGCGACCAGCGCGGAGGAGGGCTGGTACACGCGGATCGTCCGGCTACCGGTCCAGCCGCTGGACATCGGCGGCCACGACGCCGGCGGGATGCCGCCGGTGCCGGCGTTCGACCAGAGTCAGCTGGAGAGTTACGTCGAGAACCACCTCCGGCCAGCCGTGGACCTCTGTGCCGAGCAGGGCGTCTACTGCATCGTCGACTACCACCGTCACCGGGGGCAGTCCGACGAGTACCTGTACACGAGCGACGCCATCGACGAGGAACTGACGACGTTCTGGGAGACGGTGGCGCCGGAGTTCGCAGAGGACCCGCACGTTCTCTACGAGGTGTACAACGAACCCATCGCTCCCTTCCAGGGCCACTACGAGCCCAACGTCAGCGTCGATCCGACCGACGACGAGGCCATCGAGACGTGGCGGACCTGGAAGGAAGCGGCCCAGCCGTGGGTGGACACGATCCGGGAGCACGCGCCCCGTAACCTGATCCTGATCGGCTCCCCCCGCTGGTCCCAGTGGACCTACCAGGCGCCCAACGACGAGTTCGAGGGCGACAACCTGGCCTACGTCGGCCACGTCTACGCCCACGAGAACCTCCGGCCGCTCTCGGAGTACTTCGGGACCCCCGCCGAGGAGGTCCCCGTCTTCCTGACCGAGTTCGGCTGGGGCCCCCACGGCGCCGACTACCTGAAGGGCACCGCCGAGGAGGAGGGCCAGGACTTCCTGGACTTCTTCGAGGCCTACGAGAACGTCCACTGGCAGGTCTGGTGTTTCGACTCGAAGTGGTCGCCGGCGATGCTCGACCACGACTGGTCGCTCAACGCCTACGGCCAGTTCTGGAAGGACTACCTCGCGGAGAAGCGCGACGCGCACGTGCCCGGCGGGGAGTCCGAGGAGACGCCGACCGACACGCCCGAGACGCCGCCGGACACGCCGGAGGGAGCAGCGGTCGAACCGATCGACGGCACGATGCCGACGGATCCGAACGGCGACGGGCTCTACGAGGACCTCAACGGCAACGGCGAGGCCGACTACTCCGACGTCGTCCGGTACTTCAACAACATGGACGAGCCGGCGATGACGAACCACACGGCGGCCTACGACTACAACGGCAACGGCGAGATCGACTTCGCCGACCTCGTCGACCTGTTCGGGGCGGTGGAGTGA